Proteins encoded in a region of the Psychromicrobium lacuslunae genome:
- a CDS encoding WD40/YVTN/BNR-like repeat-containing protein, which translates to MNSSNSVVLAIGTKKGLWLAQSEDRQHWRVSEPHFFMQEIPSIAIDTRQGCRLMVGVRSEHWGPTVAHSDDLGSTWTEPEEGAIRFAATDDAALERVWQLQPGGAHEPGVVWAGCEPISVWKSTDGGEHFELNRGLWDHPHRSEWGAGFGGAAVHTVLPPTENSERVLVAMSTGGVYRSEDGGTSWQPRNQGISAYFMPDPQPEFGQCVHKIARDAGTASTLYAQNHHGVYRSEDNGDHWGSIADGLPADFGFVMLTHPRRAGTAWVIPIKADGERIPPEGKLAVHRTDDGGSSWKRLDQGLPQFEYNVVLRDAAAVDDAETVGVYFGTRGGSVYASADEGESFSEVLSHLPDVLCVRAAVVQV; encoded by the coding sequence ATGAATAGCTCGAACAGCGTAGTTCTGGCCATTGGAACCAAAAAAGGCCTCTGGCTTGCCCAAAGTGAGGATCGCCAGCACTGGCGGGTCTCCGAACCGCATTTCTTTATGCAGGAAATTCCCTCGATCGCTATTGACACTCGTCAGGGCTGCCGTCTGATGGTCGGCGTTCGTTCCGAGCACTGGGGGCCCACTGTTGCCCATTCGGATGATCTAGGTTCGACCTGGACCGAGCCCGAGGAAGGTGCAATCCGGTTTGCCGCCACTGACGACGCCGCCTTGGAACGCGTTTGGCAACTGCAGCCCGGCGGTGCCCACGAACCCGGCGTGGTCTGGGCCGGTTGCGAACCGATTTCGGTGTGGAAGTCTACCGACGGCGGTGAACACTTTGAGCTCAATCGAGGGCTCTGGGATCACCCGCACCGCTCGGAGTGGGGCGCCGGATTTGGCGGTGCGGCGGTGCACACCGTACTACCCCCTACCGAGAACTCGGAGCGGGTATTGGTGGCGATGAGCACCGGTGGTGTTTATCGTTCTGAGGACGGTGGCACCTCGTGGCAGCCGCGAAATCAGGGCATATCTGCCTATTTCATGCCGGACCCGCAGCCGGAGTTCGGCCAGTGCGTGCATAAGATCGCGCGGGACGCCGGTACGGCAAGTACCTTGTATGCGCAGAATCACCATGGGGTGTACCGGTCCGAGGACAACGGTGATCACTGGGGTTCAATTGCCGACGGTCTGCCCGCCGATTTTGGTTTTGTGATGCTGACGCACCCGCGCCGCGCCGGTACCGCCTGGGTGATTCCAATTAAGGCCGATGGGGAACGGATTCCACCGGAAGGCAAGCTTGCGGTGCACCGTACCGATGACGGCGGCAGCAGCTGGAAACGGCTCGATCAAGGCCTCCCGCAATTCGAGTACAACGTGGTGTTGCGCGACGCCGCTGCGGTCGACGATGCCGAGACGGTGGGTGTTTACTTCGGCACTCGCGGTGGTTCGGTCTACGCCAGTGCCGATGAAGGAGAGAGCTTCAGCGAGGTGCTTTCACACCTGCCCGATGTGCTCTGCGTGCGGGCCGCAGTTGTTCAGGTTTGA
- a CDS encoding MoaD/ThiS family protein has product MPTVVIPSVLRQYTLEQAELRLPDRSAMTLASIFDQLAEDFPAFNRKVRDETGALRRFVNVYLDGEESRRLNGLESEVRAGAEVLIIQSVAGG; this is encoded by the coding sequence ATGCCAACCGTCGTCATTCCCAGTGTGCTGCGTCAGTACACTCTGGAACAGGCTGAATTGCGGCTCCCCGATCGCTCAGCGATGACGCTGGCCAGCATCTTCGATCAACTTGCCGAGGACTTTCCAGCTTTTAACCGCAAAGTTCGGGACGAGACCGGGGCGTTGCGACGCTTCGTTAACGTGTACCTAGACGGCGAGGAATCACGGCGGTTGAACGGCTTGGAGAGCGAAGTTCGAGCCGGTGCTGAAGTACTGATCATCCAGTCGGTGGCTGGCGGCTGA
- a CDS encoding carbohydrate ABC transporter permease, protein MTATVSSRTPARPLKQRSENSRARKSKVGASALTTLTWLIALIFFAPVLWMVLTAFKQESDAASTPPKFIFAPTLDQFSAVLSAGAGSYFLNSLIATGLSTILVIILAVPASYALSIRPVKKTSDVLFFFISTKMLPVVAVIMPIYVIAGQLKVLDNIGTLVVLYTSMNLPIAVWMMRSFFQEVPAEVLEAAQMDGAGLLKTLRTILVPMVAPGLAATALICVIFAWNEFFFALNLTAANAATVPVFLVSQMTSEGLFLAKLSAASVLASLPVVIAGWIAQKQLVRGLSMGAVK, encoded by the coding sequence ATGACCGCCACCGTTAGCAGCCGCACCCCCGCCCGCCCGCTGAAGCAACGGAGCGAGAACTCACGGGCCAGAAAGAGCAAGGTTGGCGCTTCGGCGCTCACCACCCTTACCTGGCTGATCGCACTGATCTTCTTCGCCCCGGTGCTTTGGATGGTGCTGACCGCTTTCAAGCAGGAATCAGATGCCGCCTCCACGCCGCCCAAGTTCATCTTTGCACCAACGCTCGATCAGTTCTCTGCAGTTCTCAGCGCCGGTGCGGGCAGCTACTTCCTCAACTCCCTGATCGCCACTGGGCTCTCGACGATTTTGGTGATTATTCTCGCCGTACCGGCCTCCTACGCGCTCAGCATCCGGCCGGTGAAGAAAACCTCGGATGTGCTCTTCTTCTTCATCTCCACCAAAATGCTGCCAGTGGTGGCAGTGATCATGCCGATCTACGTGATTGCCGGGCAGCTTAAAGTGCTCGACAATATTGGCACCTTGGTGGTGCTCTACACCTCGATGAACCTGCCCATCGCGGTCTGGATGATGCGCTCCTTCTTCCAAGAAGTGCCAGCCGAAGTCCTCGAAGCCGCTCAAATGGACGGCGCAGGTCTGCTCAAAACCCTACGCACCATTCTGGTCCCGATGGTGGCTCCCGGGCTGGCCGCTACCGCTTTGATTTGCGTGATCTTCGCCTGGAATGAATTCTTCTTCGCCTTGAACCTGACCGCGGCCAATGCCGCCACGGTGCCGGTGTTCTTGGTCTCTCAGATGACCAGCGAGGGGCTCTTCCTGGCGAAGCTCTCGGCCGCTTCGGTGCTCGCCTCGCTGCCGGTGGTGATCGCCGGTTGGATCGCTCAAAAGCAGTTGGTCCGCGGCTTGTCGATGGGCGCGGTCAAGTAA
- a CDS encoding carbohydrate ABC transporter permease produces MTTAKTTINPAKLGSSGSRRGTRGRKSQAVDPSLNFSAAEGWRRRAPLLPALIFTIVVTQVPFLLTIWYSLRNWNLLRPGSDQFVFLKNYADIFLNSTFRSAALNSVLITLACVLVAMILGIFLAILLDRSFRGRSVVRTLLITPFLIMPAASATLWSVSMLNPSFGLVNWLTSLLGLPAVDWTSKYPVLSILIALVWQWTPFMMLLVLAGLQAQPKDVLEAAQIDGAGWWKTFAFVTLPQLRRYIELGVLLGAIYVVNTFDQIYLMTAGGPGTASANLPFYIYQRAFLGFDIGQSAAMGVVTVIATIVIATFALRLIFRSFDTKDAL; encoded by the coding sequence CCGTCGATCCATCGCTGAACTTTTCAGCCGCAGAGGGCTGGCGACGCCGGGCTCCGCTGTTGCCAGCGCTGATCTTCACCATTGTGGTCACCCAGGTGCCCTTCCTCCTCACCATCTGGTACTCACTGCGGAACTGGAATCTGTTGCGACCGGGGAGTGACCAATTCGTCTTCCTCAAGAACTACGCCGATATTTTCTTGAACTCGACCTTCCGTAGTGCGGCCCTAAATTCCGTGCTGATCACCCTGGCTTGCGTACTGGTCGCCATGATTCTCGGCATTTTCTTGGCGATCCTGCTGGACCGCAGCTTCCGCGGCCGCTCGGTGGTGCGCACCCTGCTGATCACACCTTTTTTGATCATGCCAGCCGCTTCCGCCACGCTGTGGAGCGTCTCGATGCTCAACCCGAGTTTTGGCCTAGTCAACTGGCTCACTTCGCTGCTTGGCCTCCCGGCGGTGGATTGGACCTCCAAGTATCCGGTGCTATCAATTCTGATCGCCCTGGTCTGGCAGTGGACGCCGTTCATGATGCTGCTGGTGCTAGCCGGGCTGCAGGCACAACCTAAGGATGTTCTCGAGGCGGCACAGATCGACGGCGCCGGTTGGTGGAAAACCTTTGCCTTTGTCACCTTGCCGCAGCTACGTCGCTACATTGAACTCGGTGTCTTGCTCGGCGCCATCTACGTGGTGAATACCTTCGATCAGATCTATCTGATGACCGCTGGCGGGCCAGGCACGGCGAGCGCCAATTTGCCCTTCTATATTTATCAGCGAGCCTTCCTCGGCTTCGACATTGGCCAATCCGCCGCGATGGGCGTGGTAACAGTGATTGCCACCATCGTGATCGCCACCTTTGCCCTGCGCTTGATCTTCCGCAGCTTCGACACCAAGGACGCGCTATGA